A region of Culicoides brevitarsis isolate CSIRO-B50_1 chromosome 1, AGI_CSIRO_Cbre_v1, whole genome shotgun sequence DNA encodes the following proteins:
- the LOC134834333 gene encoding uncharacterized protein DDB_G0287625-like: MEKIIANTATKISLNDRFTIFSKAKPEAAGAARKARLAPRRTGANTGAGTLKNRRFVENLEKKLKFRAALRLKNKSIRGGRIQRKANTLKRNMPGGGIRKRLTMAADQLQAAGGRRRRSASVSSVHSRLGVQARVGNAAATAPRRRLKRSNSVAQKLKRTASNGNLAQRGRSRSRSRANNNNNNLQRVNSNANLNAPNNRQRNRSRSRSRVNAPNGAQMTRRRRLNRNFQNAGLRRANSKGNLQQGASGKGRLGINRNNNAINARRNRRRANAGQAVGTQKNNRGNVQNRRGRSNVRNQQQRNTAANPNNGRGRSRNRGPANQQQQRRGRSRTRRNDKPAPQSKEQLDRELDLYMAKSKNSAQSELDIYMSGSAY; this comes from the exons atggaaaagatAATCGCTAATACAGCGACCAAAATATCGCTAAATGATCGTTTCACGATCTTCTCGAAGGCTAAGCCCGAAGCAGCAGGAGCTGCAAGAAAGGCAAGACTTGCTCCGCGTCGCACGGGCGCCAATACCGGAGCAGGCACCCTGAAAAATCGCCGTTTTGTCGAAAATctggagaaaaaattgaaatttcgtgCTGCCCTGCGGCTCAAAAAC AAATCCATCCGTGGAGGCCGCATTCAGCGCAAGGCGAACACATTGAAGCGCAACATGCCGGGCGGCGGCATTCGAAAGCGCTTAACGATGGCAGCGGATCAATTGCAGGCAGCGGGagggcgtcgtcgtcgttccgCCTCTGTTTCGAGCGTTCATTCCCGTTTGGGGGTGCAAGCGCGTGTTGGAAATGCCGCCGCCACTGCGCCTCGTCGTCGTCTCAAACGCTCAAATTCTGTCGCTCAAAAACTCAAACGAACCGCAAGCAATGGAAATCTCGCGCAACGAGGAAGATCTCGTTCTCGCTCCCGAgcgaataataacaacaataacttGCAACGCGTCAATTCGAATGCAAATTTGAATGCTCCGAACAACAGACAACGCAATCGATCGCGATCTCGTAGTCGCGTAAATGCCCCCAATGGAGCGCAAATGACGCGACGACGACGCCTCAACCGCAATTTCCAAAATGCCGGCTTGCGACGCGCCAATTCCAAGGGAAATTTGCAACAAGGCGCCTCCGGCAAAGGCAGACTCGGCATAAATCGCAACAATAATGCCATCAATGCGCGCCGCAATCGACGCCGTGCAAATGCTGGACAAGCCGTTGGCACGCAAAAGAATAACAG GGGCAACGTACAAAATCGACGTGGTCGCTCGAATGTTCGCAACCAACAACAACGGAATACCGCGGCGAATCCGAACAATGGAAGAGGACGAAGTCGCAATCGGGGACCTGcaaaccaacaacaacaaagacgTGGAAGATCACGTACACGTCGCAATGACAAACCCGCGCCACAATCGAAGGAACAGCTAGACCGAGAATTGGATTTGTACATggcaaaatcgaaaaattccgCGCAATCTGAACTCGATATTTACATGAGCGGATCAGCatattaa
- the LOC134828380 gene encoding zinc finger FYVE domain-containing protein 1-like translates to MQNFSDPHSSSPSSNVFLEEIDPNYTNFIIHDVKEPVMEGGNGMTPDLLGELESLNLTNHSIGEEYDEEPHHSNSFLLMDGKEKLRISNDQFIKKLTCSPESKIKVVSIFGNTGDGKSHTMNHTFFGGEEVFRTSSEQRSCTLGVWAAYQPSLNTLCLDTEGLLGVTPNENQRTRMLLKVLAISDIIIYRTRSERLHSDMFTFLGTASKAFVKHFAQALQSLGLPEPPQALGPAVVIFHETRNTKILESSVEKSAEEILRERFAQMSLTLEAFSSIKYVGIQTNNQKTDYTSLINAIKSEIENTTVRSPRQPGVIFQAIKALNLKFSGEIKDQPMNVFPEQYFTCGAECESCGGRCERSMGHVATGEPHRLAKICRYQHQYENKVLMCKQCYTNGIEQIVHVQTVTSNESTWLGLAKYAWSGSLIECPNCGEIYRSRKHWYGNKSPEDAAVRYEMIHVWKGSKYHAKGPNYSAQLVLDGVSFITETVQSVSAQPTKSIKSWVADTVAPKYWRPNSEITNCCVCKDNFEEFNLRIHHCRACGDGVCNACSKHQMSVPLKGWDTPVRVCNNCREEMLRLRAPTAALSTTVSSVNSNGGGASDENDVLVRKYGEAVINTLSTVASVLEYPKDFIKDSARPSYWVPDSEASNCKLCEMRFGTAEELDKNSQVNGRSSPHKGMDRKRHHCRSCGQAVCNSCSLHRRPVPERGWTIDVRVCDSCIMVTE, encoded by the exons atgcAAAATTTCAGTGATCCACATTCCTCGTCGCCATCCTCGAATGTCTTTCTGGAGGAAATTGACCCGAACTACACGAATTTCATCATTCACGATGTTAAG GAACCCGTAATGGAAGGAGGCAACGGCATGACTCCCGACCTTTTGGGCGAATTGGAGTCCCTGAACTTGACAAACCATTCCATTGGCGAAGAGTACGACGAAGAACCGCATCATTCCAACAGCTTCCTCCTGATGGATGGCAAGGAAAAGCTCCGCATCTCCAACGatcaattcatcaaaaagcTCACCTGCAGTCCCGAATCCAAGATAAAAGTCGTTTCGATCTTCGGAAACACGGGCGACGGCAAAAGTCACACAATGAATCACACCTTTTTCGGCGGCGAAGAAGTTTTCCGCACGTCATCCGAGCAACGAAGTTGCACTTTGGGCGTTTGGGCAGCATATCAACCGTCATTGAATACGTTATGCTTGGATACGGAAGGATTACTTGGCGTCACGCCGAACGAAAATCAACGAACACGAATGTTGTTGAAGGTGCTTGCAATTTCCGACATAATTATTTATCGAACGCGGTCGGAAAGGCTTCACAGTGACATGTTTACGTTCCTGGGGACCGCATCGAAGGCATTTGTAAAGCATTTTGCACAAGCGCTGCAGTCTTTGGGCTTGCCAGAACCGCCTCAAGCTCTCGGACCTGCCGTCGTGATATTCCATGAGACGCGAAACACGAAAATTCTCGAGTCAAGTGTCGAAAAAAGTGCCGAGGAAATTTTACGGGAGCGTTTCGCGCAAATGTCCTTGACTCTCGAGGCATTTAGCTCCATAAAATATGTCGgaattcaaacaaacaacCAAAAAACGGACTACACATCACTCATTAACGCCATAAAATCGGAAATTGAGAACACGACGGTGCGTTCGCCGCGTCAACCGGGTGTCATTTTCCAAGCCATCAAAGCGCTCAACCTCAAATTCAGCGGCGAGATCAAGGATCAACCGATGAACGTGTTTCCCGAGCAGTATTTCACGTGCGGCGCCGAATGCGAATCGTGTGGCGGGCGTTGCGAACGTTCCATGGGTCATGTAGCCACCGGCGAACCGCATCGTCTCGCCAAAATCTGCCGTTACCAACATCAGTACGAGAACAAGGTCCTCATGTGCAAACAATGTTACACGAATGGCATCGAGCAAATTGTTCACGTTCAAACTGTGACGTCAAACGAAAGCACGTGGCTCGGCTTAGCGAAATACGCGTGGAGCGGATCTCTCATCGAATGCCCGAATTGCGGCGAAATTTATCGTTCGCGCAAACATTGGTACGGCAACAAGTCGCCCGAAGACGCTGCCGTGCGCTACGAGATGATTCACGTGTGGAAAGGCAGCAAATATCACGCCAAAGGACCCAATTATTCGGCGCAACTGGTGCTCGATGGCGTCTCTTTCATCACGGAAACCGTGCAAAGTGTCAGTGCGCAACCAacgaaatccatcaaatcgTGGGTCGCGGATACAGTTGCGCCGAAATATTGGCGTCCCAATAGCGAAATCACAAATTGCTGCGTTTGCAAAGACAATTTCGAGGAATTCAACTTGCGGATTCATCACTGCCGGGCGTGTGGCGATGGCGTTTGCAATGCATGCAGTAAACATCAGATGTCAGTGCCATTGAAGGGATGGGATACGCCGGTGCGCGTTTGTAATAATTGTCGCGAGGAAATGCTGAGATTGAGGGCGCCGACAGCGGCat tgagtaCAACAGTATCCAGTGTGAATAGTAATGGCGGAGGAGCTTCCGATGAAAATGATGTTTTGGTCCGGAAATACGGAGAGGCAGTTATAAATACTCTTTCGACAGTCGCTTCCGTTTTGGAGTATCCAAAag aTTTCATCAAAGACAGTGCTCGTCCCTCATATTGGGTTCCCGATTCCGAAGCCAGCAACTGTAAATTATGCGAAATGCGTTTCGGCACAGCGGAAGAACTCGACAAAAACTCTCAAGTTAACGGAAGATCGTCGCCGCACAAAGGAATGGACCGCAAACGACATCATTGTCGATCATGTGGGCAAGCCGTGTGCAATA gttGTTCCTTGCATCGTCGTCCCGTACCCGAACGAGGATGGACTATCGATGTTCGAGTATGCGATTCCTGTATCATGGTTACGGAATAA